The Melospiza melodia melodia isolate bMelMel2 chromosome 23, bMelMel2.pri, whole genome shotgun sequence genome contains a region encoding:
- the GINS4 gene encoding DNA replication complex GINS protein SLD5 isoform X2, whose translation MAGAMAAAAGGDSDGESEELVLTPAQLIQSLEQAWLNEKFAPELLESKPEIIECVVEQLDHMEANLKRAKKGDLKVSVHHMEIERIRFVLSSYLRCRLVKIEKFFPHILEKEKSRAEGEPSILSPEEFAFATEYMANTEAYLKNVALKHMPPNLQKVSLLKSVPKPNLDSFVFLRVLERQENILVEPETDEQREYAIDLEEGSQHLIRYRTVAPLVASGAVQLI comes from the exons ATGGCGGGAGCGATGGCGGCCGCGGCCGGCGGGGACTCGGACGGGGAGAGCGAGGAGCTGGTGCTGACCCCGGCCCAGCTGATCCAGAGCCTGGAGCAG GCCTGGCTCAATGAGAAATTTGCTCCGGAGCTGCTGGAGAGTAAACCTGAAATCATCGAgtgcgtggtggagcagctggaccacatg GAAGCCAACCTGAAACGGGCCAAGAAAGGAGACCTGAAGGTCAGTGTGCACCACATGGAGATCGAGCGGATCCGTTTCGTGCTCAGCAGCTACTTGAGGTGTCGGCTGGTGAAG ATAGAGAAGTTTTTTCCCCACATCCTGGAGAAGGAGAAGTCTCGAGCTGAAGGGGAGCCCTCCATTCTATCACCAGAGGAGTTTGCTTTTGCTACAGA GTATATGGCAAACACAGAGGCTTACCTGAAAAATGTGGCCCTGAAGCACATGCCACCTAACCTGCAGAAGGTGTCTCTCCTGAAGTCAG TCCCAAAGCCCAACCTGGACTCCTTTGTGTTTCTGCGGGTGCTGGAGCGGCAGGAGAACATCCTGGTGGAGCCAGAGACGGATGAGCAGAG ggaataTGCCATTGACCTGGAGGAGGGCTCGCAGCACCTGATCCGCTACAGAACCGTGGCCCCTCTGGTGGCCTCGGGGGCTGTGCAGCTCATCTGA